The Sulfurihydrogenibium sp. YO3AOP1 genome has a window encoding:
- the secA gene encoding preprotein translocase subunit SecA, translating into MIGYLVKKIFGTKNEREIKRLREIVNKINKLEPELDVLSNKELIEESNKLKEKIRGNPHLSEAITQGEIIEELPLAFAIAREASKRTLGLRPFDVQLIGALALHKGMIAEMKTGEGKTLVAAIAIYLNALTGKGVHLVTVNDYLAKRDATQMGSIYKFLGLSVGVINTNNVSYLIQWADEEKFKKAVELDKRVWEKGFFGELLPPEKYDVEAKKDYFTVAVDSDRRSAYEADITYGTNNEFGFDYLRDNMVFSKDQMVQVKGHHYAIIDEVDSILIDEARTPLIISGPSGEDVSIYYMTDAFVKTLTKDEDFIVDEKNKNAVLTEKGVEKAEKYFNLENLYDPKNIEILHAINQSLRANYLYHRDRDYVVKDGEVVIVDEFTGRLMPGRRWSDGLHQAIEAKEGVKIQAENQTLASITFQNYFRMYKKLAGMTGTAETEALEFKEIYNLDVLVIPTNKPVKRVDHPDLVYKTKKEKFNQVVEEIERLHKQGRPVLVGTVSVETSEFLSGLLEKKGIPHNVLNAKNHEREAEIIAQAGRLGAVTISTNMAGRGTDILLGGNPDFLAKEILKKKGLTPETATEEQYSEALKEAQRITLEEKQKVIELGGLAVIGTERHESRRIDNQLRGRAGRQGDPGSSRFFLSLEDDLLRLFGGDRLIALMDRLKIPENEPIESTMVSKAIENAQKRVEGQNFQIRKRLLEFDDVMNKQRQVIYSLRRDILEGINLKDEIKLWLTDVVLYFLDKYAPAEEYQEKWDLEELKKTFKEWLGVDIDIPTDKEWDRKELEEYILKQLEEFYNQKEEKLGSSLMREFERYMTLQVLDNLWKEHLHNLDRLRESVYLRGYAQRDPLVEYKKEAFDLFEDMMFKLKYNTLEYLYKLQVQSEEEIEEERAKKEKEAEKILQKAETNIQPEEKKKKVIKYKNRMERRKNK; encoded by the coding sequence TTGATAGGATATTTAGTTAAAAAAATCTTTGGAACAAAAAACGAAAGAGAGATCAAAAGATTAAGAGAAATCGTAAATAAGATAAATAAGTTAGAGCCCGAGCTTGATGTTTTAAGTAATAAAGAGCTTATAGAAGAAAGTAATAAATTAAAAGAAAAAATTAGAGGTAACCCGCACCTTTCTGAGGCAATTACACAAGGAGAAATCATTGAAGAGCTTCCTTTAGCCTTTGCTATTGCCAGAGAAGCGTCAAAAAGGACTCTTGGGCTTAGACCTTTTGATGTTCAGCTTATCGGTGCTTTGGCTTTACATAAAGGTATGATTGCAGAAATGAAAACCGGTGAAGGTAAAACGCTTGTTGCAGCAATTGCAATCTATCTTAATGCTCTTACCGGAAAAGGTGTTCATCTTGTAACGGTTAACGATTATCTTGCAAAGAGAGATGCAACTCAAATGGGTTCTATCTATAAATTTTTAGGCTTATCTGTTGGAGTAATAAATACAAACAATGTTTCTTATCTTATCCAGTGGGCTGATGAAGAAAAATTCAAAAAAGCAGTAGAGCTTGATAAAAGAGTTTGGGAAAAAGGATTTTTTGGAGAGCTTTTACCACCAGAAAAGTATGATGTAGAAGCAAAAAAAGATTATTTCACTGTTGCTGTAGATTCAGACAGAAGATCGGCTTACGAAGCAGATATTACATACGGAACAAATAATGAGTTTGGATTTGATTATCTTAGAGACAATATGGTATTTTCAAAAGACCAAATGGTACAGGTAAAAGGACATCACTATGCTATCATAGACGAAGTAGACTCTATTTTAATAGACGAAGCAAGAACACCGCTTATCATTTCCGGACCATCTGGTGAAGATGTTTCTATCTATTACATGACAGATGCATTTGTTAAAACACTTACAAAAGATGAAGATTTTATCGTAGATGAGAAAAATAAAAATGCAGTTTTAACAGAAAAAGGCGTAGAAAAAGCAGAGAAATATTTTAACCTTGAAAACCTGTATGACCCAAAAAATATAGAAATCCTGCACGCAATAAATCAGTCTTTAAGAGCTAACTACCTTTATCATAGAGACAGGGATTATGTTGTAAAAGATGGAGAAGTTGTAATCGTTGACGAGTTTACCGGTAGACTTATGCCCGGCAGAAGATGGTCTGATGGATTACATCAAGCAATTGAAGCAAAAGAAGGTGTAAAAATCCAAGCAGAAAACCAAACCTTGGCATCTATTACGTTCCAAAACTATTTTAGAATGTATAAAAAACTTGCCGGTATGACGGGTACGGCAGAAACAGAAGCCTTAGAGTTTAAAGAGATTTACAACCTTGATGTGCTTGTAATACCAACAAACAAACCTGTAAAAAGAGTTGACCATCCAGACCTTGTATATAAAACCAAAAAAGAAAAATTCAATCAAGTAGTTGAAGAGATAGAAAGACTACATAAACAAGGAAGACCTGTTCTTGTCGGAACTGTTTCTGTAGAAACTTCTGAATTTTTATCAGGACTTTTGGAAAAGAAGGGCATTCCACACAACGTATTAAACGCAAAAAATCACGAAAGAGAAGCAGAAATTATAGCTCAGGCTGGAAGATTAGGAGCTGTAACAATATCTACAAACATGGCAGGTAGAGGAACAGATATTTTACTTGGTGGAAACCCAGACTTTTTGGCAAAAGAGATATTAAAGAAAAAAGGGTTAACTCCAGAAACTGCAACAGAAGAGCAGTACAGCGAAGCTTTAAAAGAAGCACAAAGAATTACGCTTGAAGAAAAGCAAAAGGTTATAGAGCTTGGCGGTCTTGCTGTAATAGGAACAGAAAGACATGAAAGCAGAAGAATAGACAACCAGCTTAGAGGTAGAGCAGGAAGACAAGGAGACCCAGGAAGTTCAAGATTTTTCCTATCTCTTGAAGATGATCTACTAAGACTTTTTGGCGGAGATAGATTGATTGCATTGATGGATAGGCTAAAAATACCGGAAAACGAACCAATAGAAAGCACGATGGTATCAAAAGCAATAGAAAACGCACAAAAAAGAGTAGAAGGTCAAAACTTCCAAATAAGAAAAAGGCTTTTAGAGTTTGACGATGTAATGAACAAACAACGTCAAGTTATATACTCTCTAAGAAGAGATATCTTAGAAGGAATAAACTTAAAAGATGAAATAAAACTTTGGCTAACTGATGTAGTTTTATACTTTTTAGATAAATACGCACCAGCTGAAGAATATCAAGAAAAATGGGATTTAGAAGAGCTAAAGAAAACATTTAAAGAATGGCTTGGGGTAGATATAGATATTCCAACAGACAAAGAATGGGACAGAAAAGAATTAGAAGAATACATATTAAAACAACTTGAAGAGTTTTACAATCAAAAAGAAGAAAAACTTGGCAGTTCTTTAATGAGAGAGTTTGAAAGATACATGACTCTTCAAGTATTAGATAATCTTTGGAAGGAACATTTACACAACTTAGACAGACTAAGAGAAAGCGTATATTTAAGAGGCTATGCACAAAGAGACCCACTTGTTGAATACAAAAAAGAAGCATTTGACTTGTTTGAAGATATGATGTTTAAACTAAAATACAACACACTTGAATACTTATACAAACTCCAAGTTCAATCTGAAGAAGAGATAGAAGAAGAAAGAGCTAAAAAAGAAAAAGAAGCTGAGAAAATACTTCAAAAAGCAGAAACAAACATTCAGCCAGAAGAGAAGAAAAAGAAAGTAATAAAGTATAAAAACAGAATGGAAAGAAGAAAGAATAAATAA
- the lspA gene encoding signal peptidase II — protein MNKKVLTFLGISFVIIVLDLTTKSLAEKYLADKAIEIIPGLFNLVLVWNKGAAFGMLAEAPETIRKLMLVGSSIIAAVITAGYVFKSNAKLSNLEVLSLALICGGSVGNLYDRFMLGQVRDFLDFYINDHHWPAFNVADASITIGIALFIGYELFWKKRRITN, from the coding sequence ATGAATAAGAAGGTTTTAACGTTTTTAGGCATTTCTTTTGTTATTATAGTTTTGGATTTAACAACTAAAAGCTTAGCAGAAAAGTATTTAGCAGATAAGGCTATTGAGATTATACCCGGACTTTTTAATCTGGTTTTGGTTTGGAATAAAGGTGCTGCTTTTGGAATGTTAGCAGAAGCTCCGGAGACTATAAGAAAATTAATGCTTGTAGGCTCTTCTATCATTGCTGCGGTAATCACTGCTGGATATGTTTTTAAGTCAAATGCAAAGCTATCTAATTTAGAGGTCTTAAGTTTAGCTTTAATCTGCGGTGGGTCTGTTGGAAATCTTTATGATAGGTTTATGCTGGGTCAGGTAAGGGATTTTTTAGATTTTTATATAAACGACCATCACTGGCCAGCGTTCAATGTAGCAGATGCTTCTATTACGATAGGTATAGCTTTATTTATTGGGTATGAGCTTTTTTGGAAGAAAAGAAGAATTACGAATTAG